In the Theobroma cacao cultivar B97-61/B2 chromosome 1, Criollo_cocoa_genome_V2, whole genome shotgun sequence genome, one interval contains:
- the LOC18614623 gene encoding nuclear transcription factor Y subunit A-4, producing the protein MPAKPVNEDQQLDHGAQSVLQSTVFSEPWWKGVGTNPLGEAASNSSSMEQLHGSMANGAVQSQAHGGLGNGDGRNGQDRQHPKHAPSAAPLTLGEHLEPNSQMELVGHSIVLTAYPYSDPQYSGIMTSYGPQTMVSPHLYGMHHARMPLPLQMEEEPVYVNAKQYHGILRRRQIRAKAELEKKAFKARKPYLHESRHLHAMRRARGCGGRFLNTKKQDNDVTSPTSEECMNSDANLSTKSAHLSGSGCRSANLNSFYDQKEGNGSLVQDLPNAQSLANVNTNGHGLSSTYHSSSNDAVEGNCFGQQRNIVQGNGAQDGAPSIK; encoded by the exons ATGCCAGCAAAACCGGTGAACGAAGATCAACAGTTAGACCATGGTGCTCAAAGTGTGTTGCAGTCAACTGTCTTCTCTGAGCCCTGGTGGAAAGGGGTTGGTACTAATCCCTTAGGTGAAGCTGCCTCAAATTCATCTTCTATGGAACAACTACATGGTTCAATGGCAAATGGAGCTGTCCAGTCACAAGCTCATGGTGGCTTGGGCAATGGAG ATGGGAGAAATGGACAAGATCGCCAACATCCCAAGCATGCTCCTTCTGCAGCACCCCTTACTTTGGGTGAACACCTTGAACCAAATTCCCAAATGGAACTAGTTGGTCACTCAATT GTCTTGACAGCGTATCCCTATTCAGATCCTCAGTACAGTGGAATAATGACTTCATATGGGCCACAAACGATG GTGTCACCACATCTATATGGAATGCATCATGCTAGAATGCCTTTGCCTCTTCAAATGGAAGAGGAGCCTGTTTATGTAAATGCAAAGCAATATCATGGCATTTTGAGGCGAAGACAAATACGTGCTAAGGCTGAGCTAGAAAAGAAAGCCTTTAAAGCTAGAAAG CCATACCTTCATGAGTCTCGGCATCTACATGCTATGAGAAGGGCTAGGGGTTGTGGAGGTCGTTTTCTTAATACAAAGAAGCAGGATAATGACGTTACCAGTCCCACCTCAGAAGAATGCATGAATTCAGATGCAAACCTTTCAACCAAATCAGCTCACTTATCTGGTTCTGGGTGTAGATCTGCAAATTTAAATTCCTTCTACGATCAGAAAGAAGGAAACGGGTCACTGGTACAGGACTTGCCCAATGCACAATCTTTAGCTAATGTTAACACCAATGGCCATGGTCTGTCATCAACATACCACTCATCATCTAATGATGCTGTGGAGGGTAACTGCTTTGGCCAGCAGAGGAATATTGTGCAAGGGAATGGGGCACAAGATGGTGCCCCGtcaattaaatga